From a single Candidatus Brocadiaceae bacterium genomic region:
- a CDS encoding transposase produces MKKKRLSEEQIVGILQEADEPGKTIGEVCRAHGVSENTFYGWRKRFKGLNVPEVRTMRQLAQENARLKKLLA; encoded by the coding sequence GTGAAGAAGAAGCGGTTGTCGGAGGAGCAGATCGTCGGCATCCTGCAGGAGGCCGACGAGCCGGGCAAGACGATCGGCGAGGTATGCAGGGCCCACGGCGTCTCGGAGAACACCTTCTACGGTTGGCGCAAGCGCTTCAAGGGGCTCAACGTCCCTGAGGTGCGCACGATGCGCCAGCTCGCCCAGGAGAATGCGCGGCTGAAGAAGCTGCTGGCGTAA